One window from the genome of Osmerus eperlanus chromosome 1, fOsmEpe2.1, whole genome shotgun sequence encodes:
- the dgkab gene encoding diacylglycerol kinase, alpha b isoform X1: MNLSTHPLQCHMVWFSQDLNNHICSKLLVLSFSDRLDQFPNTMSEWANMASSTDTEGRDLSPVDFIQLQQYMEYSSTRVKDVMREFHAGGRLVQHRFGERINAVGFSLFLKTYLEVEDFPADFSQRLFHYFQNAERDSTMNSPPPKGGGVFLRDVSCYFSVLEEGQPQDKLEFTFKLYDKDGNGLLDSSEVDRIITQMMRAADYLGWDVTELRPVLKDMMTAIDADGSETVTLEEWVKGGMNNVPLLVLLGLKKTERDGQHIWRMKHFNKPTYCYVCQNMLLGLGKQGLCCTFCKYTVHGRCANKNPDPCVHTFVKTPKLIGVRAHDWISSDCDSSKCQLCHKKIKTLAGKQCVWCHQMRHEDCVPLGSSACDCGSLRDHILPPWAIYSASKEVGGPSCPDDTNLRDITPDGHLLQIVPVPDIHPLLVFVNPKSGGNQGKRVLRKFQYLLNPRQVYNLSNGGPSPGLHFFRNLHDYRILVCGGDGTVGWILDAIDRADLPVRPPVAVLPLGTGNDLARCLRWGGGYDGSDLSEILKEIEGSLLVHMDRWSVQVIPDNPQDVGDLVPFEIINNYFSIGVDASIAHRFHSMREKHPQKFKSRVKNKLWYFEFATSETISASCKKLKDCLTIECSGMLLDLSSLSLEGIAVVNIPSMHGGSNLWGEPKKADRQNVSEEKLYEVITDPEALKMSSQDFSDRRLEVVGLEGAMEMGQIYTGLKSAGRRLAQASQITIKTHKALPMQIDGEPWMQPPCTIHISHKNQANMLMAAPAKSSSFFHLK; the protein is encoded by the exons ATGAACTTGTCAACTCATCCATTGCAATGCCACATGGTCTGGTTCTCTCAAGATCTAAATAATCACATATGCTCGAAGCTGTTGGTGCTGTCGTTTTCAGATAGACTCGACCAGTTTCCAAACAC GATGAGTGAGTGGGCCAACATGGCATCATCTACAGACACAGAGGGGAGGGACCTAAGTCCTGTGGATTTCATTCAACTGCAACAGTATATGGAAT ATAGCAGCACGAGAGTGAAAGATGTAATGAGGGAGTTTCATGCTGGTGGGCGATTAGTTCAACACAGGTTTGGAGAG CGTATCAATGCAGTGGGCTTCAGTCTGTTCCTTAAGACCTACCTGGAGGTGGAAGACTTCCCTGCTGACTTCAGCCAACGTTTGTTCCACTACTTCCAGAATGCTGAACGGGATAGCACTATGAATAGTCCTCCACCCAAGGGTG GTGGGGTCTTTCTCAGGGATGTGTCTTGCTACTTTTCTGTGCTGGAGGAGGGGCAGCCACAGGACAAACTGGAAT TTACTTTTAAACTTTATGACAAAGACGGCAATGGCCTACTGGATAGTTCT GAGGTGGATCGGATCATCACCCAGATGATGCGCGCGGCAGACTACCTAGGTTGGGATGTGACTGAACTCAGACCA GTGCTGAAGGACATGATGACAGCTATTGATGCGGATGGCAGTGAGACAGTGACCCTGGAGGAATGGGTGAAAGGAGGCATGAACAACGTTCCCCTGCTTGTGCTGCTTGGACTGAAG aAAACAGAGAGGGATGGTCAGCATATCTGGAGAATGAAGCATTTCAACAAACCAACCTACTGCTATGTGTGTCAGAACATGCTGCTGGGTCTGGGGAAGCAGGGCCTCTGTTGCACCT TTTGCAAGTACACTGTCCATGGTCGCTGTGCAAACAAAAACCCTGATCCATGTGTCCACACCTTCGTCAAAACCCCCAAATTAATTGGG GTGCGAGCTCATGATTGGATCAGTTCAGACTGTGACTCCAGTAAGTGTCAGCTCTGCCACAAGAAGATCAAGACCCTGGCTgggaaacagtgtgtgtggtgccaccagatg cgCCATGAGGACTGTGTACCATTGGGGTCATCAGCATGCGACTGTGGATCACTGCGAGATCACATACTGCCACCATGGGCTATATATTCAGCTTCAAAG GAGGTCGGTGGTCCCAGTTGCCCTGATGACACTAACCTGCGAGACATAACTCCAGATGGACACCTTCTGCAG ATTGTCCCAGTTCCAGACATCCACCCGCTTCTTGTGTTTGTGAACccaaagagtggaggaaatCAGGGGAAGAG AGTATTGAGGAAGTTCCAGTACCTCTTGAATCCTCGACAAGTTTATAACCTATCTAATGGAGGACCTTCACCAGG ACTCCATTTCTTCCGAAACCTTCATGACTACAGAATCTTGGTCTGTGGAGGAGATGGCACTGTTGGTTGGATTCTAGATGCCATTG ACAGAGCAGATCTGCCAGTACGTCCTCCAGTGGCTGTCCTTCCTCTGGGTACAGGGAATGATCTGGCCCGCTGTCTTCGctggggaggag GATACGATGGCTCTGACCTAAGTGAGATCCTGAAAGAGATCGAGGGTAGTTTGTTGGTGCACATGGACCGCTGGAGTGTGCAGGTGATACCAGACAACCCCCAGGATGTAGGAGATCTTGTGCCCTTTGAGATCATCAACAATTACTTCTCCATTGGAGTG GATGCCTCCATTGCACATCGCTTCCATTCAATGAGAGAAAAGCACCCCCAGAAGTTTAAGAGCAG GGTAAAGAATAAACTGTGGTATTTTGAGTTTGCCACATCGGAAACCATCTCTGCATCTTGCAAGAAGCTTAAGGATTGTCTGACTATTGAG TGTTCTGGGATGCTCCTGGACCTGAGCAGTCTGTCTTTAGAGGGCATAGCTGTGGTCAACATACCCAGCATGCATGGTGGCTCAAACCTGTGGGGTGAGCCCAaaaaggcagacaggcagaatgtATCTGAGGAGAAGCTTTATGAGGTTATCACTGACCCTGAGGCTTTGAAAATGAGTTCACAGG ACTTTAGTGACAGGCGTTTGGAGGTTGTGGGGTTGGAGGGGGCAATGGAGATGGGCCAGATCTACACAGGGCTGAAGAGTGCTGGGCGCAGACTGGCCCAAGCCTCCCAGATAACTATAAA GACACATAAAGCTTTGCCCATGCAGATTGATGGTGAGCCCTGGATGCAGCCCCCATGCACT ATCCACATCTCTCACAAGAACCAAGCAAACATGCTGATGGCTGCGCCTGCTAAGTCATCAAGCTTCTTCCACCTTAAGTAG
- the dgkab gene encoding diacylglycerol kinase, alpha b isoform X4, with translation MSEWANMASSTDTEGRDLSPVDFIQLQQYMEYSSTRVKDVMREFHAGGRLVQHRFGERINAVGFSLFLKTYLEVEDFPADFSQRLFHYFQNAERDSTMNSPPPKGGGVFLRDVSCYFSVLEEGQPQDKLEFTFKLYDKDGNGLLDSSEVDRIITQMMRAADYLGWDVTELRPVLKDMMTAIDADGSETVTLEEWVKGGMNNVPLLVLLGLKKTERDGQHIWRMKHFNKPTYCYVCQNMLLGLGKQGLCCTFCKYTVHGRCANKNPDPCVHTFVKTPKLIGVRAHDWISSDCDSSKCQLCHKKIKTLAGKQCVWCHQMRHEDCVPLGSSACDCGSLRDHILPPWAIYSASKEVGGPSCPDDTNLRDITPDGHLLQIVPVPDIHPLLVFVNPKSGGNQGKRVLRKFQYLLNPRQVYNLSNGGPSPGLHFFRNLHDYRILVCGGDGTVGWILDAIDRADLPVRPPVAVLPLGTGNDLARCLRWGGGYDGSDLSEILKEIEGSLLVHMDRWSVQVIPDNPQDVGDLVPFEIINNYFSIGVDASIAHRFHSMREKHPQKFKSRVKNKLWYFEFATSETISASCKKLKDCLTIECSGMLLDLSSLSLEGIAVVNIPSMHGGSNLWGEPKKADRQNVSEEKLYEVITDPEALKMSSQDFSDRRLEVVGLEGAMEMGQIYTGLKSAGRRLAQASQITIKTHKALPMQIDGEPWMQPPCTIHISHKNQANMLMAAPAKSSSFFHLK, from the exons ATGAGTGAGTGGGCCAACATGGCATCATCTACAGACACAGAGGGGAGGGACCTAAGTCCTGTGGATTTCATTCAACTGCAACAGTATATGGAAT ATAGCAGCACGAGAGTGAAAGATGTAATGAGGGAGTTTCATGCTGGTGGGCGATTAGTTCAACACAGGTTTGGAGAG CGTATCAATGCAGTGGGCTTCAGTCTGTTCCTTAAGACCTACCTGGAGGTGGAAGACTTCCCTGCTGACTTCAGCCAACGTTTGTTCCACTACTTCCAGAATGCTGAACGGGATAGCACTATGAATAGTCCTCCACCCAAGGGTG GTGGGGTCTTTCTCAGGGATGTGTCTTGCTACTTTTCTGTGCTGGAGGAGGGGCAGCCACAGGACAAACTGGAAT TTACTTTTAAACTTTATGACAAAGACGGCAATGGCCTACTGGATAGTTCT GAGGTGGATCGGATCATCACCCAGATGATGCGCGCGGCAGACTACCTAGGTTGGGATGTGACTGAACTCAGACCA GTGCTGAAGGACATGATGACAGCTATTGATGCGGATGGCAGTGAGACAGTGACCCTGGAGGAATGGGTGAAAGGAGGCATGAACAACGTTCCCCTGCTTGTGCTGCTTGGACTGAAG aAAACAGAGAGGGATGGTCAGCATATCTGGAGAATGAAGCATTTCAACAAACCAACCTACTGCTATGTGTGTCAGAACATGCTGCTGGGTCTGGGGAAGCAGGGCCTCTGTTGCACCT TTTGCAAGTACACTGTCCATGGTCGCTGTGCAAACAAAAACCCTGATCCATGTGTCCACACCTTCGTCAAAACCCCCAAATTAATTGGG GTGCGAGCTCATGATTGGATCAGTTCAGACTGTGACTCCAGTAAGTGTCAGCTCTGCCACAAGAAGATCAAGACCCTGGCTgggaaacagtgtgtgtggtgccaccagatg cgCCATGAGGACTGTGTACCATTGGGGTCATCAGCATGCGACTGTGGATCACTGCGAGATCACATACTGCCACCATGGGCTATATATTCAGCTTCAAAG GAGGTCGGTGGTCCCAGTTGCCCTGATGACACTAACCTGCGAGACATAACTCCAGATGGACACCTTCTGCAG ATTGTCCCAGTTCCAGACATCCACCCGCTTCTTGTGTTTGTGAACccaaagagtggaggaaatCAGGGGAAGAG AGTATTGAGGAAGTTCCAGTACCTCTTGAATCCTCGACAAGTTTATAACCTATCTAATGGAGGACCTTCACCAGG ACTCCATTTCTTCCGAAACCTTCATGACTACAGAATCTTGGTCTGTGGAGGAGATGGCACTGTTGGTTGGATTCTAGATGCCATTG ACAGAGCAGATCTGCCAGTACGTCCTCCAGTGGCTGTCCTTCCTCTGGGTACAGGGAATGATCTGGCCCGCTGTCTTCGctggggaggag GATACGATGGCTCTGACCTAAGTGAGATCCTGAAAGAGATCGAGGGTAGTTTGTTGGTGCACATGGACCGCTGGAGTGTGCAGGTGATACCAGACAACCCCCAGGATGTAGGAGATCTTGTGCCCTTTGAGATCATCAACAATTACTTCTCCATTGGAGTG GATGCCTCCATTGCACATCGCTTCCATTCAATGAGAGAAAAGCACCCCCAGAAGTTTAAGAGCAG GGTAAAGAATAAACTGTGGTATTTTGAGTTTGCCACATCGGAAACCATCTCTGCATCTTGCAAGAAGCTTAAGGATTGTCTGACTATTGAG TGTTCTGGGATGCTCCTGGACCTGAGCAGTCTGTCTTTAGAGGGCATAGCTGTGGTCAACATACCCAGCATGCATGGTGGCTCAAACCTGTGGGGTGAGCCCAaaaaggcagacaggcagaatgtATCTGAGGAGAAGCTTTATGAGGTTATCACTGACCCTGAGGCTTTGAAAATGAGTTCACAGG ACTTTAGTGACAGGCGTTTGGAGGTTGTGGGGTTGGAGGGGGCAATGGAGATGGGCCAGATCTACACAGGGCTGAAGAGTGCTGGGCGCAGACTGGCCCAAGCCTCCCAGATAACTATAAA GACACATAAAGCTTTGCCCATGCAGATTGATGGTGAGCCCTGGATGCAGCCCCCATGCACT ATCCACATCTCTCACAAGAACCAAGCAAACATGCTGATGGCTGCGCCTGCTAAGTCATCAAGCTTCTTCCACCTTAAGTAG
- the dgkab gene encoding diacylglycerol kinase, alpha b isoform X3, which translates to MNLSTHPLQCHMVWFSQDLNNHICSKLLVLSFSDRLDQFPNTMSEWANMASSTDTEGRDLSPVDFIQLQQYMEYSSTRVKDVMREFHAGGRLVQHRFGERINAVGFSLFLKTYLEVEDFPADFSQRLFHYFQNAERDSTMNSPPPKGGGVFLRDVSCYFSVLEEGQPQDKLEFTFKLYDKDGNGLLDSSEVDRIITQMMRAADYLGWDVTELRPVLKDMMTAIDADGSETVTLEEWVKGGMNNVPLLVLLGLKKTERDGQHIWRMKHFNKPTYCYVCQNMLLGLGKQGLCCTFCKYTVHGRCANKNPDPCVHTFVKTPKLIGVRAHDWISSDCDSSKCQLCHKKIKTLAGKQCVWCHQMRHEDCVPLGSSACDCGSLRDHILPPWAIYSASKIVPVPDIHPLLVFVNPKSGGNQGKRVLRKFQYLLNPRQVYNLSNGGPSPGLHFFRNLHDYRILVCGGDGTVGWILDAIDRADLPVRPPVAVLPLGTGNDLARCLRWGGGYDGSDLSEILKEIEGSLLVHMDRWSVQVIPDNPQDVGDLVPFEIINNYFSIGVDASIAHRFHSMREKHPQKFKSRVKNKLWYFEFATSETISASCKKLKDCLTIECSGMLLDLSSLSLEGIAVVNIPSMHGGSNLWGEPKKADRQNVSEEKLYEVITDPEALKMSSQDFSDRRLEVVGLEGAMEMGQIYTGLKSAGRRLAQASQITIKTHKALPMQIDGEPWMQPPCTIHISHKNQANMLMAAPAKSSSFFHLK; encoded by the exons ATGAACTTGTCAACTCATCCATTGCAATGCCACATGGTCTGGTTCTCTCAAGATCTAAATAATCACATATGCTCGAAGCTGTTGGTGCTGTCGTTTTCAGATAGACTCGACCAGTTTCCAAACAC GATGAGTGAGTGGGCCAACATGGCATCATCTACAGACACAGAGGGGAGGGACCTAAGTCCTGTGGATTTCATTCAACTGCAACAGTATATGGAAT ATAGCAGCACGAGAGTGAAAGATGTAATGAGGGAGTTTCATGCTGGTGGGCGATTAGTTCAACACAGGTTTGGAGAG CGTATCAATGCAGTGGGCTTCAGTCTGTTCCTTAAGACCTACCTGGAGGTGGAAGACTTCCCTGCTGACTTCAGCCAACGTTTGTTCCACTACTTCCAGAATGCTGAACGGGATAGCACTATGAATAGTCCTCCACCCAAGGGTG GTGGGGTCTTTCTCAGGGATGTGTCTTGCTACTTTTCTGTGCTGGAGGAGGGGCAGCCACAGGACAAACTGGAAT TTACTTTTAAACTTTATGACAAAGACGGCAATGGCCTACTGGATAGTTCT GAGGTGGATCGGATCATCACCCAGATGATGCGCGCGGCAGACTACCTAGGTTGGGATGTGACTGAACTCAGACCA GTGCTGAAGGACATGATGACAGCTATTGATGCGGATGGCAGTGAGACAGTGACCCTGGAGGAATGGGTGAAAGGAGGCATGAACAACGTTCCCCTGCTTGTGCTGCTTGGACTGAAG aAAACAGAGAGGGATGGTCAGCATATCTGGAGAATGAAGCATTTCAACAAACCAACCTACTGCTATGTGTGTCAGAACATGCTGCTGGGTCTGGGGAAGCAGGGCCTCTGTTGCACCT TTTGCAAGTACACTGTCCATGGTCGCTGTGCAAACAAAAACCCTGATCCATGTGTCCACACCTTCGTCAAAACCCCCAAATTAATTGGG GTGCGAGCTCATGATTGGATCAGTTCAGACTGTGACTCCAGTAAGTGTCAGCTCTGCCACAAGAAGATCAAGACCCTGGCTgggaaacagtgtgtgtggtgccaccagatg cgCCATGAGGACTGTGTACCATTGGGGTCATCAGCATGCGACTGTGGATCACTGCGAGATCACATACTGCCACCATGGGCTATATATTCAGCTTCAAAG ATTGTCCCAGTTCCAGACATCCACCCGCTTCTTGTGTTTGTGAACccaaagagtggaggaaatCAGGGGAAGAG AGTATTGAGGAAGTTCCAGTACCTCTTGAATCCTCGACAAGTTTATAACCTATCTAATGGAGGACCTTCACCAGG ACTCCATTTCTTCCGAAACCTTCATGACTACAGAATCTTGGTCTGTGGAGGAGATGGCACTGTTGGTTGGATTCTAGATGCCATTG ACAGAGCAGATCTGCCAGTACGTCCTCCAGTGGCTGTCCTTCCTCTGGGTACAGGGAATGATCTGGCCCGCTGTCTTCGctggggaggag GATACGATGGCTCTGACCTAAGTGAGATCCTGAAAGAGATCGAGGGTAGTTTGTTGGTGCACATGGACCGCTGGAGTGTGCAGGTGATACCAGACAACCCCCAGGATGTAGGAGATCTTGTGCCCTTTGAGATCATCAACAATTACTTCTCCATTGGAGTG GATGCCTCCATTGCACATCGCTTCCATTCAATGAGAGAAAAGCACCCCCAGAAGTTTAAGAGCAG GGTAAAGAATAAACTGTGGTATTTTGAGTTTGCCACATCGGAAACCATCTCTGCATCTTGCAAGAAGCTTAAGGATTGTCTGACTATTGAG TGTTCTGGGATGCTCCTGGACCTGAGCAGTCTGTCTTTAGAGGGCATAGCTGTGGTCAACATACCCAGCATGCATGGTGGCTCAAACCTGTGGGGTGAGCCCAaaaaggcagacaggcagaatgtATCTGAGGAGAAGCTTTATGAGGTTATCACTGACCCTGAGGCTTTGAAAATGAGTTCACAGG ACTTTAGTGACAGGCGTTTGGAGGTTGTGGGGTTGGAGGGGGCAATGGAGATGGGCCAGATCTACACAGGGCTGAAGAGTGCTGGGCGCAGACTGGCCCAAGCCTCCCAGATAACTATAAA GACACATAAAGCTTTGCCCATGCAGATTGATGGTGAGCCCTGGATGCAGCCCCCATGCACT ATCCACATCTCTCACAAGAACCAAGCAAACATGCTGATGGCTGCGCCTGCTAAGTCATCAAGCTTCTTCCACCTTAAGTAG
- the dgkab gene encoding diacylglycerol kinase, alpha b isoform X2 has protein sequence MNLSTHPLQCHMVWFSQDLNNHICSKLLVLSFSDRLDQFPNTMSEWANMASSTDTEGRDLSPVDFIQLQQYMEYSSTRVKDVMREFHAGGRLVQHRFGERINAVGFSLFLKTYLEVEDFPADFSQRLFHYFQNAERDSTMNSPPPKGGGVFLRDVSCYFSVLEEGQPQDKLEFTFKLYDKDGNGLLDSSEVDRIITQMMRAADYLGWDVTELRPVLKDMMTAIDADGSETVTLEEWVKGGMNNVPLLVLLGLKKTERDGQHIWRMKHFNKPTYCYVCQNMLLGLGKQGLCCTFCKYTVHGRCANKNPDPCVHTFVKTPKLIGVRAHDWISSDCDSSKCQLCHKKIKTLAGKQCVWCHQMRHEDCVPLGSSACDCGSLRDHILPPWAIYSASKVGGPSCPDDTNLRDITPDGHLLQIVPVPDIHPLLVFVNPKSGGNQGKRVLRKFQYLLNPRQVYNLSNGGPSPGLHFFRNLHDYRILVCGGDGTVGWILDAIDRADLPVRPPVAVLPLGTGNDLARCLRWGGGYDGSDLSEILKEIEGSLLVHMDRWSVQVIPDNPQDVGDLVPFEIINNYFSIGVDASIAHRFHSMREKHPQKFKSRVKNKLWYFEFATSETISASCKKLKDCLTIECSGMLLDLSSLSLEGIAVVNIPSMHGGSNLWGEPKKADRQNVSEEKLYEVITDPEALKMSSQDFSDRRLEVVGLEGAMEMGQIYTGLKSAGRRLAQASQITIKTHKALPMQIDGEPWMQPPCTIHISHKNQANMLMAAPAKSSSFFHLK, from the exons ATGAACTTGTCAACTCATCCATTGCAATGCCACATGGTCTGGTTCTCTCAAGATCTAAATAATCACATATGCTCGAAGCTGTTGGTGCTGTCGTTTTCAGATAGACTCGACCAGTTTCCAAACAC GATGAGTGAGTGGGCCAACATGGCATCATCTACAGACACAGAGGGGAGGGACCTAAGTCCTGTGGATTTCATTCAACTGCAACAGTATATGGAAT ATAGCAGCACGAGAGTGAAAGATGTAATGAGGGAGTTTCATGCTGGTGGGCGATTAGTTCAACACAGGTTTGGAGAG CGTATCAATGCAGTGGGCTTCAGTCTGTTCCTTAAGACCTACCTGGAGGTGGAAGACTTCCCTGCTGACTTCAGCCAACGTTTGTTCCACTACTTCCAGAATGCTGAACGGGATAGCACTATGAATAGTCCTCCACCCAAGGGTG GTGGGGTCTTTCTCAGGGATGTGTCTTGCTACTTTTCTGTGCTGGAGGAGGGGCAGCCACAGGACAAACTGGAAT TTACTTTTAAACTTTATGACAAAGACGGCAATGGCCTACTGGATAGTTCT GAGGTGGATCGGATCATCACCCAGATGATGCGCGCGGCAGACTACCTAGGTTGGGATGTGACTGAACTCAGACCA GTGCTGAAGGACATGATGACAGCTATTGATGCGGATGGCAGTGAGACAGTGACCCTGGAGGAATGGGTGAAAGGAGGCATGAACAACGTTCCCCTGCTTGTGCTGCTTGGACTGAAG aAAACAGAGAGGGATGGTCAGCATATCTGGAGAATGAAGCATTTCAACAAACCAACCTACTGCTATGTGTGTCAGAACATGCTGCTGGGTCTGGGGAAGCAGGGCCTCTGTTGCACCT TTTGCAAGTACACTGTCCATGGTCGCTGTGCAAACAAAAACCCTGATCCATGTGTCCACACCTTCGTCAAAACCCCCAAATTAATTGGG GTGCGAGCTCATGATTGGATCAGTTCAGACTGTGACTCCAGTAAGTGTCAGCTCTGCCACAAGAAGATCAAGACCCTGGCTgggaaacagtgtgtgtggtgccaccagatg cgCCATGAGGACTGTGTACCATTGGGGTCATCAGCATGCGACTGTGGATCACTGCGAGATCACATACTGCCACCATGGGCTATATATTCAGCTTCAAAG GTCGGTGGTCCCAGTTGCCCTGATGACACTAACCTGCGAGACATAACTCCAGATGGACACCTTCTGCAG ATTGTCCCAGTTCCAGACATCCACCCGCTTCTTGTGTTTGTGAACccaaagagtggaggaaatCAGGGGAAGAG AGTATTGAGGAAGTTCCAGTACCTCTTGAATCCTCGACAAGTTTATAACCTATCTAATGGAGGACCTTCACCAGG ACTCCATTTCTTCCGAAACCTTCATGACTACAGAATCTTGGTCTGTGGAGGAGATGGCACTGTTGGTTGGATTCTAGATGCCATTG ACAGAGCAGATCTGCCAGTACGTCCTCCAGTGGCTGTCCTTCCTCTGGGTACAGGGAATGATCTGGCCCGCTGTCTTCGctggggaggag GATACGATGGCTCTGACCTAAGTGAGATCCTGAAAGAGATCGAGGGTAGTTTGTTGGTGCACATGGACCGCTGGAGTGTGCAGGTGATACCAGACAACCCCCAGGATGTAGGAGATCTTGTGCCCTTTGAGATCATCAACAATTACTTCTCCATTGGAGTG GATGCCTCCATTGCACATCGCTTCCATTCAATGAGAGAAAAGCACCCCCAGAAGTTTAAGAGCAG GGTAAAGAATAAACTGTGGTATTTTGAGTTTGCCACATCGGAAACCATCTCTGCATCTTGCAAGAAGCTTAAGGATTGTCTGACTATTGAG TGTTCTGGGATGCTCCTGGACCTGAGCAGTCTGTCTTTAGAGGGCATAGCTGTGGTCAACATACCCAGCATGCATGGTGGCTCAAACCTGTGGGGTGAGCCCAaaaaggcagacaggcagaatgtATCTGAGGAGAAGCTTTATGAGGTTATCACTGACCCTGAGGCTTTGAAAATGAGTTCACAGG ACTTTAGTGACAGGCGTTTGGAGGTTGTGGGGTTGGAGGGGGCAATGGAGATGGGCCAGATCTACACAGGGCTGAAGAGTGCTGGGCGCAGACTGGCCCAAGCCTCCCAGATAACTATAAA GACACATAAAGCTTTGCCCATGCAGATTGATGGTGAGCCCTGGATGCAGCCCCCATGCACT ATCCACATCTCTCACAAGAACCAAGCAAACATGCTGATGGCTGCGCCTGCTAAGTCATCAAGCTTCTTCCACCTTAAGTAG